From Candidatus Eisenbacteria bacterium, a single genomic window includes:
- the miaA gene encoding tRNA (adenosine(37)-N6)-dimethylallyltransferase MiaA → MPTVPRLVRAFIVGPTGVGKTDVSVAVARALGAEIVSVDSRQIYKRLDLGTAKPTAEQRKRVPHHLLDLLEPTERCSAGRFLQLFRGALDGLRSRQAIALAVGGAGLYVDACLGRFHELPPADDRLRARYLEIVELEGPDALHGRLAAIDPETAGRLAPRDTQRVIRALEVAEATGNPLSRRFREEAPAACDADTPIFYLTRPRRELYERIERRCGEMVARGLPAEVRRLLDSGLPRSAPGLKTVGYAEWIGWALGERTREEAMDLFLRNSRRYAKRQETWFRNRHPERIEIVIGTGEGAEETSRRLLANPAIAVP, encoded by the coding sequence AGGCTCGTCCGCGCCTTCATCGTCGGCCCTACGGGGGTCGGAAAGACCGACGTGTCCGTGGCGGTTGCCCGCGCCCTGGGCGCGGAGATCGTGAGCGTCGACTCCCGCCAGATCTACAAGCGGCTCGACCTCGGGACAGCGAAGCCGACGGCCGAGCAGCGCAAGCGCGTGCCTCACCATCTGCTCGATCTGCTGGAACCGACCGAGCGGTGCTCGGCGGGACGATTCCTGCAACTCTTCCGGGGCGCGCTCGACGGGCTCCGATCGCGTCAGGCCATCGCCCTCGCCGTCGGAGGCGCCGGGCTCTATGTGGATGCCTGCCTGGGACGCTTCCACGAGCTGCCGCCCGCGGACGATCGCCTCCGCGCGCGCTACCTGGAGATCGTCGAGCTCGAGGGTCCGGACGCCCTCCATGGCCGCCTGGCCGCAATCGATCCGGAAACGGCGGGGCGGCTGGCCCCTCGCGATACCCAGCGCGTGATCCGCGCCCTCGAAGTCGCGGAGGCGACCGGGAATCCTCTCAGCCGGAGGTTTCGCGAGGAGGCGCCGGCCGCATGCGATGCGGACACGCCGATCTTCTACCTCACGCGGCCCAGGCGGGAGCTGTACGAGCGGATCGAGCGAAGGTGCGGCGAGATGGTCGCGCGCGGCCTCCCGGCGGAGGTGAGGCGACTCCTCGATTCGGGACTTCCGCGGTCGGCGCCGGGGCTCAAGACCGTGGGTTACGCCGAGTGGATCGGGTGGGCCCTCGGCGAGCGCACCCGCGAGGAAGCGATGGATCTCTTTCTACGGAACTCGCGGCGGTACGCGAAGCGTCAAGAGACCTGGTTCCGCAATCGGCATCCGGAGCGGATCGAGATCGTGATCGGAACGGGGGAGGGCGCCGAGGAGACGTCCCGGAGGCTGCTTGCGAATCCGGCCATCGCCGTGCCGTGA